The Pontiella agarivorans genome includes a window with the following:
- a CDS encoding phosphoribosylaminoimidazolesuccinocarboxamide synthase — MTPAATKIELPGIEKFKSGKVREVYDLGDQYLFVASDRISAFDVVMPDGIPDKGRVLNMISKFWFDRTGDVVKNHMISTDVEDFPPELQDHKELLKGRSMLVKKAELLPVECIVRGYLIGSGWKEYQKSGTIGGMPLRDGYEMAGKLDEPIFTPSTKADEGHDENISFEQMKEIVGEELGNKLKDVSLELYQTAADYALTKGIIIADTKFEFGMVDGELILIDEVLTPDSSRFWPADSYKPGSSPFSFDKQFVRDYLETLDWDKTPPGPTIPEDVLLQSRAKYLEAYKLLTGEELNV, encoded by the coding sequence ATGACCCCAGCTGCTACGAAAATTGAACTTCCAGGTATTGAAAAATTTAAATCCGGTAAAGTCCGCGAAGTCTATGATCTCGGCGATCAGTATCTCTTCGTTGCTTCCGACCGCATTTCTGCATTCGACGTTGTGATGCCCGACGGCATTCCGGATAAAGGCCGTGTTCTGAACATGATTTCAAAATTCTGGTTCGACCGCACCGGCGATGTGGTGAAAAACCACATGATCTCCACCGATGTTGAAGATTTTCCGCCGGAACTCCAGGACCACAAAGAACTGCTGAAAGGCCGTTCCATGCTCGTGAAAAAAGCCGAGTTGCTCCCGGTGGAGTGCATTGTCCGCGGCTACCTCATCGGCTCCGGCTGGAAGGAATACCAGAAATCCGGCACCATCGGCGGAATGCCGCTGCGCGATGGATACGAAATGGCCGGCAAACTTGATGAACCGATTTTCACGCCGTCCACGAAGGCCGACGAAGGCCATGATGAAAATATCTCGTTTGAACAGATGAAGGAAATTGTCGGTGAAGAGCTGGGGAATAAACTGAAAGATGTCAGCCTCGAGCTCTATCAGACCGCGGCCGACTATGCCCTCACCAAGGGCATCATTATTGCCGACACCAAATTTGAGTTCGGAATGGTGGATGGCGAACTGATCCTGATCGACGAAGTCCTGACGCCCGACAGCTCCCGTTTCTGGCCGGCGGATTCCTATAAACCGGGTTCCTCGCCGTTTTCGTTCGACAAACAGTTTGTCCGCGACTACCTCGAAACGCTCGACTGGGACAAAACTCCGCCCGGACCGACCATTCCGGAAGACGTGCTCCTGCAGAGCCGCGCCAAATATCTGGAAGCCTACAAGCTTCTCACCGGCGAAGAGCTCAACGTTTAA
- a CDS encoding sulfatase-like hydrolase/transferase produces MKIQHKQNLPIPSHSVYWTLVIAAVLTFLSILTCFSETRPNVIILFADDISPRELPVYQSSVWTKPKGGDTSDPKYRAHTPVLDRLASEGCYLNSVWGATVCMPSRAMMMTGRYATRTKWWDNRDLGKIRTPKGERTWYLFESSPIGMGQIALMGGYASVWAGKTQMQVQGEDFQRFGFTEGMIGTGDEMDIRNFKYGFRTTIVNVDGKPAVKNLDSGKLAPGYPLARRSYGFNPHQVVVNEKGKKAGLEWWPNTPEAQASFSLNTYGPDIETDYGLDFMERQHKAGKPFLIYHATHLGHGDFDWLNPDSGNKWPGTPVIQWDGKRYHRTEPDITGSKGVYDTHGTVTDPGLHRHINYCDYIMWRYIEKTKALGIYENTVFIFAADNGSHKFGKTRVDQQRGVHVPLIIHASNLTKKGELNALASLVDMVPTLADIMGVKIPENYELDGKSLWPYLTADAPEPHDWIYSYKKDKQLARGRKVLRDGYGTWWDVSVLPEDHCSFPEIKDWGSVSEQHREEREMLLKVLEKNNIYETEYNAPR; encoded by the coding sequence ATGAAAATACAGCACAAACAGAATCTTCCGATCCCTTCACACTCGGTCTACTGGACGCTGGTCATCGCTGCGGTTCTCACTTTTCTTAGCATTTTAACCTGCTTCAGCGAAACACGGCCCAATGTGATCATTCTTTTTGCGGATGACATCAGCCCGCGCGAGCTCCCCGTCTATCAAAGCTCCGTCTGGACCAAACCGAAAGGCGGCGATACGTCTGATCCGAAATACCGCGCCCACACCCCGGTGCTCGATCGGCTGGCCTCAGAAGGATGCTATCTCAACAGTGTCTGGGGCGCCACGGTCTGCATGCCCAGCCGGGCCATGATGATGACCGGCCGCTACGCCACACGCACCAAGTGGTGGGATAACCGCGATTTAGGAAAAATCCGTACACCGAAGGGTGAACGGACCTGGTATCTCTTCGAAAGCTCCCCGATCGGCATGGGACAGATTGCGCTAATGGGCGGTTATGCCAGTGTCTGGGCCGGAAAAACCCAGATGCAGGTACAGGGTGAGGATTTCCAGCGTTTCGGTTTTACCGAAGGCATGATCGGAACCGGTGATGAAATGGATATCCGGAACTTTAAATACGGCTTTCGCACAACAATCGTGAATGTCGATGGGAAACCGGCTGTTAAAAATCTCGACTCCGGAAAACTCGCCCCCGGATATCCACTCGCCCGCCGTAGTTATGGTTTCAACCCGCATCAGGTTGTGGTTAATGAAAAAGGTAAAAAAGCCGGACTTGAATGGTGGCCGAATACGCCCGAAGCCCAGGCATCATTCAGCCTGAACACCTATGGACCGGATATTGAAACCGATTACGGTCTCGATTTCATGGAACGACAGCATAAAGCAGGGAAACCCTTTCTCATCTATCATGCCACCCACCTCGGACATGGTGATTTTGACTGGCTCAATCCCGATTCCGGCAACAAATGGCCGGGCACTCCGGTTATTCAATGGGACGGGAAACGGTATCACCGGACCGAACCGGATATCACCGGAAGCAAAGGGGTTTATGATACCCACGGCACCGTCACCGATCCCGGACTGCATCGGCACATCAACTATTGCGACTACATCATGTGGCGCTACATCGAAAAAACAAAAGCACTCGGCATTTATGAAAACACCGTTTTTATTTTTGCCGCCGACAACGGCTCACACAAATTTGGAAAAACCAGGGTCGATCAGCAGCGCGGGGTGCATGTACCATTAATTATCCATGCCTCGAATTTAACAAAAAAAGGAGAACTCAACGCGCTTGCTTCACTGGTTGATATGGTCCCCACGCTGGCGGATATCATGGGCGTAAAAATCCCGGAAAACTATGAACTGGACGGGAAAAGCCTCTGGCCCTACCTGACAGCCGACGCTCCGGAACCGCACGACTGGATCTACTCCTATAAAAAAGACAAACAGCTGGCCCGCGGCCGTAAGGTGCTGCGCGACGGTTACGGCACATGGTGGGATGTCTCCGTCCTGCCCGAAGATCACTGCAGCTTTCCGGAAATTAAGGACTGGGGCAGCGTTTCCGAACAGCATCGCGAAGAACGGGAAATGCTCCTGAAAGTTCTTGAAAAAAATAATATCTACGAAACAGAATACAACGCACCGAGGTAG
- a CDS encoding sulfatase-like hydrolase/transferase — MHKGLLISLFTAVSAIAAVPVKPNIVLYFADDISAREFPIYGTPQWSPPERGDTSNPEYRARTPVMDQLAEKGCWITSAWAATLCKPSRAMLLTGRFAHRQTWWSNRDIGKVKNAGGWNEAYHIYDSTPILLSHVAAQAGYATYWAGKFHLSGDYGKYGFDEAMITPGLLAEPTNPYSDFQLDPKTINGKRVLINMDTGKPIEKKTYAQDSWYWQPNVRLWNDPSAPGKLVWWPNTPESQENFGISTYGPDLEMEFIFDFIDRRMNEKKPFFIYHASHLGHDQYDFLGNSADSSWPGTPKIHWNGKRYHRTDPKITGDKGRYDAHGTVTEPGMHNHINYIDFQISRYLEKFEEMDILDNTVFIITADNGTGGYGKNSPDRQKGCHVPMIIYAPGMTKHGRQDVMAGIVDLWPTIAELTGFEIPENYVYDGVSMVPFLFGDKQTHRDWVYTYQERNQIIRGHHVMRDGNNRWWDVSSEPEDYISYPEIKDWGSVLEVHRAEREKLLTILPEYE; from the coding sequence ATGCATAAGGGGTTGCTTATCTCTCTTTTCACCGCGGTCTCCGCCATCGCTGCAGTCCCCGTTAAGCCCAATATCGTACTCTATTTTGCAGACGACATCAGTGCACGGGAGTTTCCAATCTATGGAACCCCGCAGTGGAGCCCGCCGGAACGCGGCGACACGTCCAATCCTGAATACCGGGCCCGCACCCCGGTAATGGATCAACTGGCCGAAAAAGGCTGCTGGATCACCTCCGCCTGGGCGGCGACCCTGTGCAAACCGAGCCGGGCTATGCTGCTGACCGGACGGTTTGCCCACCGCCAGACCTGGTGGAGCAATCGGGACATCGGCAAGGTGAAAAACGCCGGCGGTTGGAACGAGGCCTATCACATTTATGACAGCACGCCCATTCTGCTGAGCCATGTGGCCGCTCAGGCGGGCTATGCCACCTACTGGGCAGGAAAATTTCATCTTTCAGGTGATTACGGAAAATACGGATTCGATGAAGCCATGATCACTCCCGGCCTGCTCGCCGAGCCGACCAATCCATACAGCGATTTCCAGCTTGATCCGAAAACCATCAACGGGAAACGCGTGCTGATCAATATGGATACCGGGAAGCCCATTGAAAAAAAGACCTATGCACAGGACAGCTGGTACTGGCAGCCCAACGTCCGCCTCTGGAACGATCCGTCGGCCCCGGGCAAACTGGTCTGGTGGCCGAATACACCGGAATCACAGGAAAATTTCGGAATCAGCACATATGGTCCCGATCTGGAAATGGAATTTATTTTTGACTTCATCGACCGGAGAATGAACGAAAAGAAACCGTTCTTCATCTACCATGCCTCGCACCTGGGGCACGACCAGTACGACTTTCTCGGCAACAGTGCCGACTCCAGCTGGCCGGGCACGCCGAAAATTCACTGGAATGGGAAACGTTATCACCGAACCGATCCGAAGATCACTGGTGACAAAGGCCGATACGATGCGCACGGAACGGTTACGGAACCGGGCATGCATAATCACATCAACTATATCGATTTTCAGATCAGCCGGTATCTCGAAAAATTTGAAGAGATGGATATTTTAGACAACACCGTCTTCATCATTACAGCCGATAACGGAACGGGCGGATACGGGAAAAACAGCCCGGATCGCCAGAAAGGATGTCATGTTCCGATGATTATCTATGCCCCCGGCATGACCAAGCACGGACGGCAGGATGTCATGGCCGGCATCGTCGACCTTTGGCCGACCATTGCCGAACTGACCGGTTTCGAAATTCCGGAGAACTATGTCTATGACGGGGTCAGCATGGTCCCCTTTCTTTTCGGTGACAAACAGACTCACCGCGACTGGGTGTACACGTATCAGGAACGGAATCAGATTATTCGCGGACACCACGTGATGCGGGATGGCAATAACCGCTGGTGGGATGTTTCTTCAGAACCTGAAGATTATATCAGCTACCCGGAAATTAAGGATTGGGGCAGCGTCCTAGAGGTCCACCGTGCGGAAAGAGAAAAACTGCTTACCATTCTACCGGAGTATGAATAA
- a CDS encoding type II secretion system protein GspG: protein MKMDESKKKHLNKKSGFTLIEVILVVVILGIIAGVTMNGLNIGGKKQQADLNAAKSTIATLSMAVQQYEIINGTYPSSLDGLLDESKGGPYLQKKKIPLDPWGKPFVYQAPGSHNTHTFDISCTSEDGKASANNWD, encoded by the coding sequence ATGAAAATGGATGAGAGCAAAAAAAAACATCTGAATAAAAAATCGGGATTCACCCTGATTGAAGTGATCTTGGTGGTAGTGATTCTGGGCATTATTGCCGGCGTCACGATGAACGGACTGAATATCGGCGGAAAAAAACAGCAGGCCGACCTGAATGCTGCGAAGTCTACCATTGCAACGCTCTCAATGGCCGTTCAGCAGTACGAAATCATCAATGGAACCTATCCAAGCAGTCTGGACGGCCTGCTGGATGAATCCAAAGGCGGCCCGTACCTGCAGAAGAAAAAGATTCCGTTAGACCCGTGGGGAAAACCCTTTGTCTACCAGGCCCCGGGTTCACACAACACGCACACCTTCGACATCTCCTGCACCTCGGAAGATGGAAAGGCATCGGCGAACAACTGGGATTGA
- a CDS encoding type II secretion system F family protein codes for MAHFKYIGRSKSGERVEGVVESNDRSGAVRVIESLGHIPVSITETTKTHRQESGEDRKGLNFQLGFKRKPRMKLQDLLLFSRELSDLVASGMTIGRALHTLAARKDESAVGRIVNTLRDEIVQGTSLSDALEMYPETFSSLYVNLVRAGEASGNLPGALENICVHYERVHEARGKVISALIYPAIVMTIGGLAVIGLMIYIVPSFANTFEEMGAELPRPTQVLMTMSNFTLRYGLAVLGVMVLLIIFLKRWLKTMQGKTLWHRLQLRIPIMGAIIRANAYAHFSRTFGTLLHNGVAVLPAMGIVQKTIDNVIIADEVGRARDKVTDGATISKPLAQGKIFPRLLTDMLAVGEETGDMPNALSHITRRYDSELDQLVKTCTTVLEPLLIVAVAAVVGGMAICLMLPVLTLTDTLSGF; via the coding sequence ATGGCACATTTTAAATATATCGGTCGCTCGAAAAGCGGCGAGCGCGTTGAGGGGGTGGTCGAATCGAACGACCGTTCCGGTGCGGTCCGCGTGATTGAATCTCTGGGGCACATTCCTGTTTCCATCACCGAAACGACCAAAACACACCGGCAGGAGAGCGGCGAAGACCGAAAAGGCTTGAATTTCCAGCTGGGCTTCAAACGCAAACCGCGGATGAAACTGCAGGATCTGCTGCTCTTTTCACGCGAGCTCTCGGATCTGGTGGCCTCCGGGATGACCATTGGACGGGCACTGCACACCCTCGCGGCCCGCAAAGATGAAAGTGCCGTCGGCCGGATTGTAAACACTCTGCGCGATGAAATTGTGCAGGGCACCTCGCTCTCCGATGCCCTGGAAATGTACCCGGAAACCTTCTCCTCCCTTTATGTCAATCTGGTCCGTGCCGGTGAGGCATCGGGTAATCTGCCCGGAGCGCTGGAAAATATCTGTGTTCACTACGAACGCGTACACGAAGCCCGGGGCAAAGTGATCTCCGCGCTGATTTATCCGGCCATCGTCATGACCATCGGCGGTCTCGCCGTGATCGGGCTGATGATTTACATTGTACCGAGTTTTGCAAATACTTTTGAGGAAATGGGGGCCGAACTCCCCCGCCCGACCCAGGTCCTCATGACCATGAGCAATTTCACCCTGAGATACGGACTTGCAGTGCTGGGCGTTATGGTCCTGCTGATTATTTTCCTGAAACGCTGGCTGAAAACCATGCAGGGAAAAACGCTGTGGCACCGGCTGCAGCTGCGGATCCCGATCATGGGAGCCATTATCCGCGCAAATGCCTACGCTCATTTTTCCAGGACCTTCGGTACATTGCTGCATAACGGCGTGGCCGTATTGCCCGCAATGGGCATTGTCCAGAAAACGATAGACAATGTCATTATTGCCGACGAGGTGGGCCGCGCACGCGATAAAGTTACCGATGGAGCCACCATTTCCAAACCGCTGGCTCAGGGAAAGATATTTCCACGTCTGCTGACCGATATGCTGGCAGTCGGGGAGGAAACCGGGGATATGCCCAACGCCCTTTCTCACATCACACGCCGGTATGACTCTGAACTGGATCAGCTGGTTAAAACGTGTACAACGGTACTGGAACCCCTGTTGATTGTAGCGGTTGCGGCGGTCGTCGGTGGTATGGCCATTTGCCTGATGCTGCCGGTATTAACGCTCACGGATACGCTGAGTGGATTTTGA
- a CDS encoding sulfatase-like hydrolase/transferase — protein MILADDMGYGDARCYGYDNLVPTPNIDRIAKEGVRFTQGYVSASACGPSRFGLLTGMYQQKFGIQWNQDTWDDLKNGVEETLENNRIPEGQLLINQALSRAGYVTGMSGKYNLPGYPETTFDEYKWIMHFGGQYFPDENGHYAGVDESVARGGHKRILWGPEREGDIYLTDRLGDHAVGFIERHKDKPFFYYLAFNAPHSPMQAKTSLKPQVAHLKTEATKMYGAMLLSMDENIGKVLDKLDELGLTENTLVAFASDNGATFAYNVDWPENWPKELLGSVGPLRGNKGSNYEGGNRIPYLIRWPGKLPAGQVYDHAVSTLDLYPTFCAAGNADIPSSAHLDGTNLLPFLKGEKTGRPHETLYWYHDNSGCVVQGDYKLLVWQDKHWLYNLTEDLGEQHDLAKAKPEIVERLMRKYRSFVDPLPPPLNPAKR, from the coding sequence ATGATTCTTGCCGATGATATGGGGTACGGCGATGCCAGATGCTATGGCTACGACAATCTGGTTCCGACCCCCAATATTGACCGCATCGCAAAGGAAGGCGTTCGCTTCACACAGGGGTACGTCAGCGCCTCGGCCTGTGGTCCAAGCCGCTTCGGCCTGCTCACCGGCATGTATCAGCAGAAATTCGGAATCCAGTGGAATCAGGATACCTGGGATGACCTGAAAAACGGAGTCGAAGAAACATTGGAAAACAACCGTATCCCCGAAGGACAGCTGCTGATTAATCAGGCCCTGAGCCGTGCCGGCTATGTGACCGGTATGTCGGGAAAATACAACCTCCCCGGTTATCCCGAGACCACATTTGATGAATATAAATGGATTATGCATTTCGGCGGACAGTATTTCCCCGATGAAAACGGGCATTATGCCGGAGTCGATGAATCCGTCGCCCGCGGCGGACACAAACGTATTCTCTGGGGCCCGGAACGCGAAGGCGATATCTACCTGACCGACCGGCTTGGCGATCATGCCGTCGGTTTTATCGAACGGCATAAAGACAAACCGTTTTTCTACTATCTGGCTTTCAACGCCCCGCATTCACCGATGCAGGCTAAAACCAGCCTGAAACCGCAAGTGGCGCACCTGAAAACCGAAGCCACCAAAATGTACGGAGCCATGCTGCTTTCCATGGATGAAAATATCGGAAAAGTTTTAGATAAACTCGATGAACTCGGGCTCACTGAAAACACCCTTGTCGCATTCGCATCCGACAACGGTGCAACATTTGCCTATAATGTAGACTGGCCGGAAAACTGGCCGAAGGAGCTGCTCGGCAGCGTTGGTCCCCTTCGCGGCAATAAAGGTTCGAACTATGAAGGCGGAAACCGCATTCCCTACCTCATCCGCTGGCCCGGTAAACTGCCGGCGGGGCAGGTTTATGATCACGCCGTCAGCACCCTTGATCTCTATCCCACTTTCTGCGCCGCCGGTAACGCCGATATTCCGTCTTCCGCCCACCTCGACGGCACCAATCTGCTGCCTTTTCTGAAGGGAGAGAAAACAGGGCGTCCGCACGAAACCCTCTACTGGTATCACGATAACAGCGGCTGTGTGGTTCAGGGCGACTATAAACTGCTCGTCTGGCAGGATAAACACTGGCTCTACAATCTGACCGAAGATCTCGGCGAACAGCATGATCTCGCCAAAGCCAAACCCGAAATAGTGGAGCGCCTCATGCGAAAATACCGCAGTTTTGTTGATCCGCTCCCGCCGCCGCTCAATCCGGCCAAGCGGTAA
- a CDS encoding HAD family hydrolase, whose amino-acid sequence MNRLEDIILKNCGPLSPIPTETKPQLEKLDGVKAVLFDVYGTLIISGSGDVGTATATDTAEALTQALVVSGFEGEAEQAGVIGKEMMKAEIQEWHKAGHEAGADFPEVEITKIWTKIIANLSKTETLRKHAFSADQIRRLGIEYECRVNPVFPMPGCKELLNGLKERGLPMGIVSNAQYYTPIIFSAFFERALEEIGFDPECCIWSYKELKAKPSADLFPKAGKFLEKNHGIKLSETVYVGNDMLNDIYTAQQAGCKTVLFAGDKRSLRLRETDDRCKNLKPDAVITSLNQLLEMI is encoded by the coding sequence ATGAACAGACTGGAAGACATTATTCTCAAAAACTGCGGGCCGCTGTCGCCCATTCCTACCGAAACCAAACCGCAACTGGAAAAGCTCGACGGTGTAAAAGCGGTTCTCTTCGATGTCTATGGCACATTAATCATTTCAGGTTCCGGCGACGTCGGTACAGCAACCGCTACCGATACCGCGGAAGCACTGACTCAGGCGCTGGTGGTTTCCGGCTTCGAAGGAGAAGCGGAACAGGCGGGTGTGATCGGTAAAGAAATGATGAAAGCCGAGATTCAGGAATGGCACAAAGCCGGACATGAAGCCGGAGCCGATTTCCCGGAAGTGGAAATCACCAAAATCTGGACCAAAATAATCGCAAACCTTTCTAAAACTGAAACGCTGCGCAAACACGCATTTTCCGCCGACCAGATCCGCCGTCTCGGAATCGAATACGAATGCCGGGTGAATCCGGTTTTTCCAATGCCTGGATGTAAAGAATTACTAAATGGGTTAAAGGAACGCGGACTGCCGATGGGCATTGTCTCAAATGCGCAGTATTACACCCCCATAATTTTTTCCGCGTTCTTCGAGCGCGCTCTTGAAGAAATCGGCTTTGATCCGGAATGCTGCATCTGGTCCTATAAAGAGCTGAAAGCCAAACCTTCCGCCGACCTGTTTCCAAAGGCTGGAAAATTTCTGGAAAAGAACCACGGCATAAAACTTTCGGAAACCGTCTATGTCGGCAACGATATGCTCAACGACATCTACACCGCTCAACAGGCCGGATGCAAAACCGTCCTTTTCGCCGGAGACAAACGTTCATTACGACTGCGTGAAACAGACGACCGCTGCAAAAACCTGAAACCGGACGCCGTCATCACCTCGTTGAATCAACTGCTCGAAATGATCTGA
- a CDS encoding PHP domain-containing protein, whose product MIDLHTHSVYSDGTNTPAELIQMAEKRGLAAMALTDHDTVGGLEPLFSAAEKTAVEAVPGIELSAECAKGTMHILGYFFDHTNRELLEKINTVREGREERNQEILKRLNKLGYRLMWTDVEKQAGADVVGRPHFAEALIAKGLVKNRKSAFELLLAKGRPAYAERYRYTGRECVELIRKAGGIPVLAHPATIYLPDDQLRGLIMGLAEVGLGGLEVYYAEHHPENIRKFKRWADELGLISTGGTDYHGKNTPDLKLGTGFGQLRVPDEALERLKVAAGK is encoded by the coding sequence ATGATCGACCTGCACACACATTCCGTTTATTCCGACGGCACGAACACCCCGGCGGAACTGATTCAAATGGCCGAAAAAAGAGGCCTTGCCGCCATGGCACTGACGGATCACGATACCGTCGGCGGCCTCGAACCGCTGTTCTCTGCTGCAGAAAAAACAGCGGTGGAGGCGGTTCCGGGGATTGAACTCAGCGCCGAATGCGCAAAAGGAACCATGCATATTCTGGGTTATTTTTTCGACCACACGAATCGGGAGCTGCTCGAAAAAATCAATACCGTGCGCGAAGGCCGCGAAGAGCGGAATCAGGAAATTCTGAAACGGCTGAATAAACTGGGATATCGTCTGATGTGGACCGATGTGGAAAAGCAGGCCGGTGCCGATGTGGTGGGCCGTCCACATTTTGCTGAAGCCCTGATTGCAAAAGGTCTGGTGAAAAACCGTAAATCAGCCTTTGAACTTTTGCTGGCCAAAGGGCGTCCCGCTTACGCCGAACGCTACCGTTATACCGGCCGCGAATGTGTTGAGCTGATTCGCAAAGCCGGCGGAATTCCGGTGCTGGCACATCCGGCCACGATTTATCTGCCCGACGATCAGTTACGCGGTCTGATTATGGGGCTGGCGGAAGTCGGATTGGGCGGACTCGAAGTTTACTATGCCGAGCATCATCCCGAAAATATCAGGAAATTCAAACGCTGGGCCGATGAGCTGGGGCTCATCAGCACCGGCGGAACTGATTATCACGGAAAAAATACACCGGACCTCAAGCTCGGCACCGGATTCGGCCAGCTGCGCGTTCCCGATGAGGCGCTGGAGCGGTTGAAAGTCGCCGCCGGCAAATAA
- the xerD gene encoding site-specific tyrosine recombinase XerD, translating to MNAFLESFLDYISLERGLSINTRKAYADDISQFLDFLTRKGLSSLNQVSRKQVLDHLMAMKAKGMSTNSISRHLVSIKVFFRYLQQEGLLDKNVTDTMDSPKLWKILPDTLSEKEVDLLLSAPDMRKPLGVRDRAILEMFYASGLRVSELANLQLPSLHLDDGYIRVIGKGRKERVIPVAENSANMLHVYLEEVRPMLCDNPHLQHVFVSRRETALCRQRLWQIIKKYTKDAGIMKNVTPHTLRHSFASHLLQNGAPLRVIQEMLGHADIATTQIYTHVDPNRLKSIHEQFHPRA from the coding sequence ATGAACGCTTTCTTAGAATCTTTCCTCGATTATATTTCGCTGGAACGCGGGCTTAGCATCAATACGCGCAAAGCCTATGCCGATGATATCAGCCAGTTTCTTGATTTTCTTACCCGGAAAGGTCTTTCATCCTTAAATCAGGTCAGCCGCAAGCAGGTGCTGGATCATCTGATGGCCATGAAAGCAAAAGGGATGTCGACCAACTCCATTTCGCGACACCTGGTTTCCATTAAAGTATTCTTCCGATATCTCCAGCAGGAGGGCCTGCTCGACAAAAACGTGACGGATACCATGGATTCTCCCAAACTCTGGAAAATCCTGCCCGACACCCTTTCTGAAAAAGAGGTCGATCTGTTGCTTAGTGCCCCGGATATGCGGAAACCGCTCGGCGTGCGCGACCGAGCCATCCTTGAAATGTTTTATGCCTCCGGTCTTCGCGTTTCAGAACTGGCCAACCTGCAGCTCCCATCGCTCCACCTCGATGACGGCTACATCCGGGTTATCGGGAAAGGCCGGAAAGAGCGGGTCATTCCCGTGGCTGAAAATTCGGCCAATATGCTGCACGTCTATCTGGAGGAAGTGCGCCCAATGCTGTGCGATAATCCGCATCTTCAGCATGTTTTTGTTTCGCGCCGCGAGACCGCTCTCTGCCGGCAACGCCTCTGGCAGATCATCAAGAAATATACCAAAGACGCCGGAATCATGAAAAATGTCACTCCGCACACCCTGCGTCATTCGTTTGCCAGCCATCTGCTGCAGAACGGTGCCCCTCTGCGCGTGATCCAGGAAATGCTGGGTCACGCCGACATCGCCACCACTCAGATCTATACCCATGTCGACCCCAACCGCCTGAAATCCATTCACGAGCAGTTTCACCCCCGGGCCTGA